Proteins from a single region of Limosilactobacillus fermentum:
- a CDS encoding ComE operon protein 2 yields MKKRIDWDQYFMVQAALLASRSTCTRLSVGAVLVRDKRIIGSGYNGAVAGDEHCIDVGCYLRDGHCVRTIHAEMNALLQCAKFGTSTDGAMVYVTDFPCLQCTKSLLQAGITQINYLRNYHNDDYAMKLIELKGVTLHQIKLDADILDQVNLDQYINPD; encoded by the coding sequence ATGAAAAAAAGAATTGATTGGGACCAGTACTTCATGGTTCAAGCCGCCCTGTTGGCATCCCGGAGCACTTGCACCCGCTTGTCGGTGGGGGCCGTGTTGGTTCGCGACAAACGGATCATCGGCTCCGGCTATAACGGGGCGGTGGCTGGTGATGAGCACTGCATCGACGTCGGTTGTTACCTGCGCGATGGTCACTGTGTGCGGACGATCCACGCGGAAATGAATGCCCTTTTGCAGTGCGCCAAGTTTGGCACCTCGACGGACGGGGCGATGGTCTACGTGACTGACTTCCCGTGCTTGCAGTGCACGAAGAGCCTCTTACAAGCCGGGATCACCCAAATCAATTACCTCCGTAATTACCATAACGATGATTACGCTATGAAGTTGATTGAGCTAAAGGGCGTCACCCTTCACCAAATCAAACTAGACGCAGATATCTTAGACCAGGTTAACCTCGACCAATACATTAACCCGGACTAA
- the rsmD gene encoding 16S rRNA (guanine(966)-N(2))-methyltransferase RsmD, which translates to MRVVAGEYRGRKLSAVPGMATRPTTDKVKEAVFNIIGPYFDGGTSLDLYAGSGGLSIEGVSRGIERAVLVDRQLAAIKTIKKNIATTKHEDQFVVLKQDATRALHMLQSKGEHFDLIYLDPPYAKQQIVTDLTKMVELDLINPGAIVVAETNQEANLPEQLPGFSFKRRQDYGITVVTVYRYDGKE; encoded by the coding sequence ATGAGAGTTGTGGCGGGTGAATACCGGGGGCGTAAATTAAGCGCGGTGCCAGGAATGGCAACGCGGCCAACGACCGACAAGGTGAAAGAAGCGGTGTTTAACATCATTGGCCCCTACTTTGATGGGGGAACGTCACTGGACCTGTACGCCGGGTCGGGTGGCCTTTCGATCGAAGGGGTGTCACGCGGGATTGAACGGGCCGTCTTGGTTGACCGTCAGCTAGCGGCGATCAAGACGATCAAGAAAAACATTGCGACCACTAAGCACGAGGACCAGTTTGTGGTGTTAAAACAAGACGCCACGCGGGCCCTGCACATGCTACAAAGTAAGGGTGAACACTTTGATCTAATCTACTTGGACCCGCCCTATGCGAAGCAGCAGATCGTAACTGACCTAACAAAAATGGTAGAATTGGACTTGATAAACCCGGGGGCAATCGTGGTGGCGGAAACCAACCAGGAGGCTAACCTTCCAGAACAGCTCCCCGGCTTTTCCTTTAAGCGACGCCAAGATTACGGCATCACGGTGGTGACCGTGTACCGGTATGACGGAAAGGAGTAA
- a CDS encoding SepM family pheromone-processing serine protease encodes MKKQDNQILRRIGVTLALILFACWFLFWPLNLYIESPGSADSLKSYVTMKNHPDKYKGSFMITSVYLQQARPATYLWAKLNPHTSIESADSVTGGENSATYTKVQDFYMQSAINEAIAVAYRAAGQQYTKKYLGIYVLSVQSNSEFKKQIQVGDTITKVNGRHFDTAAGYQKYIASQKVGDKLTVTYLHNGKQKTATEPLVKISTGKPGIGIILTDNVKVTTKIPVSVNPGQLGGPSGGLMFSLQIYEQLTQQDLRHGRKIAGTGTIGADGSVGEIGGIDKKIIAAKNAGATIFFAPYVKPTKEILKYEEGHKTNYQIAKETAKRYAPNMKVVPVQTFEDAVNYLKTHQ; translated from the coding sequence ATGAAGAAGCAAGATAATCAAATACTGCGCCGGATTGGGGTAACCTTAGCCTTAATTTTATTTGCCTGTTGGTTCTTATTTTGGCCACTCAACCTCTACATCGAAAGTCCGGGGTCGGCGGATAGCCTCAAGAGCTACGTGACGATGAAGAATCACCCCGATAAGTACAAGGGGAGCTTTATGATCACCTCGGTCTACCTCCAGCAGGCCCGCCCGGCTACGTACTTGTGGGCTAAGTTGAATCCACATACTTCCATTGAAAGTGCCGATTCGGTGACCGGTGGCGAAAATTCGGCGACCTACACCAAGGTCCAAGACTTTTATATGCAATCGGCGATCAACGAAGCAATCGCCGTGGCCTACCGGGCTGCCGGCCAGCAATACACCAAGAAGTACCTGGGGATTTACGTCTTATCGGTTCAGAGCAACTCGGAGTTTAAAAAGCAGATCCAAGTTGGCGACACGATTACCAAGGTGAACGGGCGCCACTTTGACACCGCCGCTGGCTACCAAAAGTACATTGCCAGCCAAAAGGTGGGCGACAAGCTGACGGTAACTTACCTCCACAACGGGAAGCAAAAAACGGCCACCGAACCGTTGGTCAAGATCTCGACCGGTAAACCAGGAATTGGGATCATCTTGACCGATAACGTCAAGGTGACCACCAAGATTCCGGTGTCGGTTAACCCCGGGCAGTTGGGCGGGCCGTCCGGTGGGTTAATGTTTAGCCTGCAGATTTACGAGCAGTTGACCCAACAAGACCTCCGTCACGGGCGAAAGATTGCCGGAACGGGGACGATTGGTGCGGACGGCTCCGTTGGTGAGATTGGCGGGATCGATAAAAAGATCATCGCCGCCAAGAATGCCGGGGCAACGATCTTCTTTGCCCCCTACGTGAAACCAACCAAGGAGATCCTAAAGTATGAAGAAGGCCACAAGACTAACTACCAAATAGCAAAGGAAACGGCTAAAAGGTATGCCCCGAACATGAAGGTAGTTCCGGTTCAGACCTTTGAAGACGCGGTTAACTACCTTAAAACCCACCAATAA
- the def gene encoding peptide deformylase, with the protein MILMKDIVRDDQEGTVLRDYAAKVSFPLTEEEQQLAKDLMEYLEISQDEELAEKYGLRAGVGLAAPQVNISKQMAAVLVPSDDEEDDTPIFKDVIINPVIISESVQMGALTEGEGCLSVDRDIAGYVPRHDRITLKYQDVQGETHKVRLKHYPAIVCQHEIDHLHGVLFYDHINKDNPFEAPEGTVFFG; encoded by the coding sequence ATGATTTTAATGAAAGACATTGTCAGAGACGACCAGGAGGGAACGGTCCTGCGCGATTACGCCGCCAAGGTGTCCTTCCCACTGACCGAAGAAGAACAACAATTGGCTAAGGACCTAATGGAATACTTGGAAATCAGCCAAGATGAAGAACTGGCCGAAAAGTACGGGTTGCGGGCCGGGGTTGGCCTTGCCGCTCCCCAGGTCAACATCAGCAAGCAAATGGCCGCCGTCTTGGTGCCATCCGACGACGAAGAAGACGACACCCCGATTTTTAAGGATGTGATCATCAACCCGGTCATCATTTCCGAATCCGTACAAATGGGGGCGCTAACGGAAGGCGAAGGTTGCCTCTCCGTTGATCGCGACATCGCCGGCTACGTGCCACGTCACGACCGGATCACCCTCAAGTACCAAGACGTCCAGGGTGAAACGCACAAGGTCCGCTTAAAGCACTACCCCGCCATCGTTTGCCAACACGAAATTGACCACCTCCACGGGGTGCTGTTCTACGATCACATTAACAAGGACAACCCGTTTGAGGCCCCCGAAGGAACCGTCTTCTTCGGTTAA
- the coaD gene encoding pantetheine-phosphate adenylyltransferase, protein MKVAIFPGSFDPLTLGHLDLIKRGSALFDHLAVAVMTNTSKDAWFTVDERVAQVKEAVAGLDNVSVITATGLTVDLMNKIGADYLMRGVRNVDDFRYEKDIAAMNHYLDDQVETIIFLADPKYQYLSSSLLKEVAMSGGNIAALLPANINEALQARLEKRQMKRVKKENEEAR, encoded by the coding sequence ATGAAAGTTGCAATCTTTCCGGGGAGTTTTGATCCCCTAACTCTTGGTCACTTGGATTTAATTAAACGGGGGAGCGCCCTTTTTGACCACCTGGCCGTGGCCGTGATGACTAACACCAGCAAGGATGCCTGGTTCACGGTGGATGAGCGGGTTGCCCAAGTTAAAGAAGCGGTCGCCGGCCTGGACAACGTTTCGGTGATCACCGCTACGGGCTTAACCGTTGACCTGATGAACAAAATTGGGGCGGATTATTTGATGCGCGGGGTTAGAAACGTTGACGATTTCCGTTACGAAAAAGACATCGCCGCAATGAATCACTACCTAGACGACCAGGTGGAAACGATCATCTTCTTAGCGGACCCTAAGTACCAATACCTCTCTAGTAGCCTCTTAAAAGAGGTCGCCATGTCGGGGGGCAACATCGCCGCCCTCTTGCCGGCCAATATCAACGAGGCGTTGCAAGCGCGCCTGGAAAAACGGCAAATGAAGCGGGTAAAAAAAGAGAATGAAGAAGCAAGATAA
- a CDS encoding FtsW/RodA/SpoVE family cell cycle protein codes for MKNQAKRRFSTWDPWLLVPFLSLCVLGVVMVYSASAVVRYQSESGPFSYLRKQAIFAVLGLLVFMFVSSVDIKMFRSPGLLKYFAMAMFLSLIGVKLFGASINGAQGWINIGGVFSIQPAEVCKLFLILYLASLFTDYREHPKSFSKYAYAFPLTVAAVLIVLIVIQPDLGGAAINSAIVLILFLSAKTKWKGGVTVLVSVFLGVVFGMPFVSELAVKYIHGYKAARFVGYLNPFGSASGAGSQLVNSYYAISNGGLFGKGLGNSIQKMGYLPEPNTDFILAVIAEELGLITVILILLGLGIIVCRTIQIGARATNQYDTLICYGVATFILVEASFNIGAVCGLLPITGVTLPFISYGGSSMLVLCFALGLVFNVSRRQRARRSAQQSQVKEGVLNANA; via the coding sequence ATGAAAAACCAAGCCAAACGCCGGTTCTCCACTTGGGACCCGTGGCTATTAGTGCCCTTTTTATCCCTGTGCGTATTGGGGGTGGTGATGGTGTATTCAGCCAGTGCGGTAGTTCGCTACCAGTCCGAAAGTGGCCCCTTCTCCTACCTCCGTAAGCAGGCCATCTTTGCTGTCTTAGGGCTGTTGGTGTTTATGTTTGTTTCCTCAGTTGATATTAAAATGTTTCGTAGTCCGGGGCTCTTAAAATACTTCGCCATGGCGATGTTTTTGTCTTTGATCGGCGTTAAGCTGTTTGGGGCCTCGATCAACGGGGCCCAAGGGTGGATCAATATAGGGGGGGTCTTTTCGATCCAACCGGCCGAAGTCTGCAAGCTCTTTTTGATCTTATACTTAGCTAGTCTCTTTACCGATTACCGCGAGCACCCTAAGTCGTTTAGCAAGTACGCGTATGCCTTTCCGTTGACGGTGGCGGCTGTTTTGATTGTTTTAATCGTCATCCAGCCCGACCTTGGGGGGGCGGCAATCAACTCGGCGATTGTCTTAATCCTCTTTTTGAGTGCCAAGACTAAGTGGAAGGGCGGCGTAACGGTCCTCGTTTCGGTCTTTTTAGGGGTCGTATTTGGAATGCCCTTTGTCTCGGAGCTAGCCGTTAAATACATTCATGGCTACAAGGCCGCCCGCTTCGTCGGCTACCTCAACCCCTTTGGCTCTGCTTCCGGGGCCGGTAGCCAGTTGGTAAACTCCTATTACGCCATTTCAAACGGGGGTCTGTTTGGGAAGGGGCTGGGGAACTCGATTCAAAAGATGGGGTACCTACCGGAGCCAAACACCGACTTTATCTTGGCCGTGATTGCCGAGGAGTTGGGGTTAATCACGGTGATTTTAATTCTGCTGGGGCTAGGCATCATTGTCTGCCGGACGATTCAGATTGGGGCCCGGGCGACTAACCAGTACGACACGCTCATTTGTTACGGGGTGGCAACCTTTATCCTGGTCGAAGCCTCCTTTAACATCGGGGCGGTCTGCGGTCTGTTGCCGATCACTGGGGTGACCCTCCCCTTCATTTCCTACGGGGGGTCCAGTATGTTGGTGCTTTGTTTTGCCCTCGGGCTGGTCTTTAATGTCTCCAGGAGGCAACGGGCCCGCCGGTCTGCCCAACAGAGCCAAGTCAAGGAAGGGGTGCTCAATGCAAATGCCTGA
- a CDS encoding helix-hairpin-helix domain-containing protein, translating into MEKLVEQLQALWEEHRSQIYVVIGLVLAVGFWWWHTHQPVTDAVGATSQSSAYSATSAVTSSLATSTENGSGRVWVDVKGAVNKPGVYHLKKGARVQEAIAAAGSQTALADLNQVNLAKELQDQQVVYVPAQGEKVADATTATTGTTDATSATSQSGQGDSVNLNTATKEQLQTIDGIGDKKADKIIAYRQEHGGFKTVEDLKNVDGFGDKTVAKIKDRLAV; encoded by the coding sequence GTGGAAAAATTAGTCGAACAGCTCCAGGCCCTGTGGGAAGAGCACCGTTCACAAATCTACGTTGTCATCGGCTTGGTGCTAGCAGTGGGTTTTTGGTGGTGGCATACCCACCAACCGGTTACCGACGCGGTAGGGGCGACTAGCCAGTCGAGCGCCTATTCGGCAACCAGTGCGGTGACCAGTAGCCTAGCAACTAGTACCGAAAACGGCTCGGGGCGGGTGTGGGTGGACGTAAAGGGGGCCGTTAATAAGCCAGGGGTTTACCACTTGAAAAAGGGGGCCCGGGTGCAAGAGGCCATTGCTGCGGCGGGGAGTCAGACGGCGTTAGCCGACTTAAACCAGGTTAACTTAGCTAAGGAGCTCCAAGACCAACAGGTCGTGTACGTACCGGCCCAAGGAGAAAAAGTGGCGGATGCGACGACGGCGACCACCGGGACTACGGACGCCACGAGCGCTACGAGCCAAAGCGGTCAGGGTGATTCGGTTAACCTAAACACGGCGACTAAAGAGCAGCTGCAAACAATCGATGGGATTGGTGACAAAAAGGCGGATAAGATCATTGCCTACCGGCAGGAACACGGCGGTTTCAAGACGGTCGAGGACTTGAAAAACGTTGACGGCTTTGGCGATAAAACGGTGGCCAAAATCAAAGACCGGCTGGCGGTTTAG
- a CDS encoding YlbG family protein — protein MQMPDEQFEFVPRRGLAVYISSRRVIRALRHYGRVHYVSKRAHYAIIYVDEAQVAETIERLEKLHNVKRVVPSALPDLDPDVADLASTGLYKTHDEDD, from the coding sequence ATGCAAATGCCTGATGAACAATTTGAATTTGTACCCCGCCGGGGGCTCGCCGTCTACATTAGCAGCCGCCGGGTGATTCGGGCCCTCCGTCACTACGGCCGGGTCCACTACGTTTCCAAGCGGGCCCACTACGCCATTATCTACGTTGACGAGGCGCAGGTCGCAGAAACGATTGAACGATTAGAGAAGCTGCATAACGTCAAGCGGGTGGTGCCGTCCGCCTTACCAGATTTAGATCCGGACGTGGCCGACCTTGCGTCGACGGGACTATACAAAACACACGATGAGGATGATTAA
- a CDS encoding DNA-directed RNA polymerase subunit epsilon yields the protein MTFKVYYQPSKNTTPRRENTQSLYLEADSEAAARVLVEENTNYNVEFIELLDEKALAYEQENNADFQLTEF from the coding sequence ATGACTTTCAAAGTTTATTACCAACCAAGCAAAAACACGACCCCGCGTCGGGAAAACACCCAATCCCTATACCTGGAAGCCGATTCCGAAGCCGCTGCCCGCGTGTTAGTAGAAGAAAACACCAACTACAACGTTGAATTTATCGAACTGTTGGATGAAAAGGCACTGGCCTACGAACAAGAAAACAACGCGGACTTCCAGTTAACTGAATTTTAA
- the typA gene encoding translational GTPase TypA — translation MKTRDDIRNIAIIAHVDHGKTTLVNEMLKQSDTLPEHFEIQDRAMDTNAIERERGITILSKNTAVKYNGYQINILDTPGHADFGGEVERVMKMVDGVLLVVDAFEGTMPQTRFVLKKALEQHLTPIVVINKVDREGARPEEVVDEVLDLFIELGADEDQLDFPVVYASAMNGTTSLDADVATQEHTMKPLFDTIIDTIPAPIDNSDEPLQFQVAILDYNDFVGRIGIGRVVRGQIKVGDQVTVMKLDGSKQNFRVTKLFGFVGLKRVEIQEAKSGDLIAVSGMDEINVGETVVNPEHPDALTPLRIDPPTLQMTFRTNDSPFAGREGEFVTSRQLESRLKSELHTDVSLRVDDTDDPGAWTVSGRGELHLSILIETMRREGYELAVSRPQVIYREVDGVECEPFEEVQIDTPDEYTGSIIDSLSQRKGQMKNMEPSNNGQTRLIFEVPSRGLIGYSNEFMSQTKGYGIMSHVFKEYAPVVKNWNPGRKKGTLVSMNSGKATTYAMMGIESRGTLLIDPGTEVYEGMIVGENSRENDITVNITKGKNLTNVRAAGSDDMARIKTPTHLSLEESLEFLNDDEYCEITPENVRLRKQILDTNAREKAAKRRKAALRDK, via the coding sequence TTGAAAACACGTGACGATATTCGCAACATTGCGATCATTGCCCACGTCGACCACGGTAAGACGACCCTGGTTAACGAAATGTTGAAGCAATCGGATACCCTGCCGGAACACTTTGAAATCCAGGACCGGGCAATGGACACCAACGCCATTGAACGGGAACGGGGGATCACGATCCTCTCCAAGAACACGGCCGTTAAGTACAATGGCTACCAAATCAACATCCTTGATACCCCAGGGCACGCCGACTTCGGTGGTGAAGTGGAACGTGTTATGAAGATGGTAGACGGTGTCTTGTTAGTTGTCGATGCCTTTGAAGGGACGATGCCGCAAACCCGCTTCGTTTTAAAGAAGGCCCTGGAACAACACCTGACGCCGATCGTGGTGATTAACAAGGTTGACCGTGAAGGCGCTCGCCCGGAAGAAGTGGTTGACGAAGTGCTCGACCTCTTCATCGAATTAGGGGCCGACGAAGACCAACTGGACTTCCCAGTAGTTTACGCCTCCGCTATGAACGGGACGACGTCATTAGACGCTGACGTTGCCACCCAAGAACACACGATGAAGCCGTTATTTGACACGATCATCGACACGATTCCGGCACCAATCGACAACTCCGACGAACCACTCCAATTCCAAGTGGCGATCCTCGATTACAACGACTTCGTTGGTCGGATTGGGATCGGCCGCGTAGTTCGTGGTCAAATCAAGGTTGGGGACCAAGTTACGGTTATGAAACTGGACGGCTCCAAGCAAAACTTCCGCGTTACCAAGCTCTTCGGGTTCGTTGGGCTTAAGCGGGTGGAAATTCAAGAAGCTAAGTCCGGTGACCTGATCGCCGTTTCCGGGATGGATGAAATCAACGTTGGTGAAACGGTGGTTAACCCAGAACACCCGGACGCCTTAACGCCGCTGCGGATCGACCCGCCGACGTTGCAAATGACCTTCCGGACCAACGACTCCCCGTTTGCTGGTCGCGAAGGTGAATTCGTGACTTCCCGGCAACTGGAAAGCCGCCTGAAGTCTGAATTACACACCGACGTTTCCCTGCGGGTTGACGACACTGATGACCCGGGTGCTTGGACCGTTTCCGGGCGTGGGGAATTGCACTTATCAATCCTGATTGAAACGATGCGTCGGGAAGGTTACGAACTGGCCGTTTCCCGTCCGCAAGTTATCTACCGCGAAGTCGACGGGGTTGAATGCGAACCGTTTGAAGAAGTTCAAATCGACACGCCGGATGAATACACTGGTTCAATCATTGACTCCCTTTCCCAACGTAAGGGGCAAATGAAGAACATGGAACCATCCAACAACGGCCAAACCCGGTTGATTTTTGAAGTTCCATCCCGGGGCTTGATCGGTTACTCCAACGAATTCATGAGCCAAACCAAGGGTTACGGGATTATGAGCCACGTCTTCAAGGAATACGCTCCGGTGGTTAAGAACTGGAACCCAGGCCGCAAGAAGGGGACCTTGGTTTCGATGAACTCTGGCAAGGCCACAACCTACGCCATGATGGGGATCGAATCCCGCGGGACGCTCCTGATTGACCCAGGGACGGAAGTCTACGAAGGGATGATCGTTGGTGAAAACAGCCGCGAAAACGACATCACGGTTAACATCACCAAGGGTAAGAACCTGACCAACGTTCGGGCAGCCGGTTCCGACGACATGGCCCGGATCAAGACGCCAACGCACTTGTCCCTTGAAGAATCCCTTGAATTCTTAAACGACGATGAATACTGCGAAATCACGCCGGAAAACGTTCGTTTACGTAAGCAAATCCTGGACACTAACGCCCGGGAAAAGGCGGCTAAGCGGCGCAAGGCAGCCTTGCGTGACAAGTAA
- a CDS encoding UPF0223 family protein — MAINGGNYSYPLDPTWTAEELIAVTNFYRVVEDAYETGVRRQRVLDCYQAFKKVVPTKAQEKQLGRDFYRVSGYQCYDVVKAAKETTKGQLKIGG, encoded by the coding sequence ATGGCAATAAACGGTGGAAACTATTCCTACCCATTAGACCCAACGTGGACGGCGGAAGAACTGATCGCCGTGACTAACTTCTACCGGGTCGTTGAGGACGCCTACGAGACAGGGGTGCGGCGGCAACGGGTCCTAGATTGCTACCAAGCGTTTAAAAAGGTGGTCCCTACCAAGGCCCAAGAAAAGCAACTTGGCCGCGATTTTTACCGGGTCTCGGGCTACCAGTGCTACGACGTGGTCAAGGCGGCCAAAGAAACGACCAAGGGGCAACTTAAGATCGGGGGGTAA
- a CDS encoding inositol monophosphatase family protein, with amino-acid sequence MLEKIDQAVLDLLDEVRHRTLNRMQASYDIDLKSSYKDLVTTVDKENDQYISTRLHEIDPGSQVVSEEGFGDEVATLTGHVWIVDPIDGTMNFVMQHANFYIMIALYVDGKPTLGYIMDVINGTVYHGGKKRGVFENNRRLTSPANNGLKDSLVALNSAMILNNAHNLREVAHQSRGLRMYGAAGMELVYVLTGQLGAYLSYLHPWDLAAGRVLAEAMGLVVKAIDAPSIDVLSSNLVLIATKQAADDVLALVN; translated from the coding sequence ATGTTAGAAAAAATTGATCAAGCCGTTTTGGACTTGTTAGATGAGGTGCGTCACCGGACCCTCAACCGAATGCAGGCCTCTTATGACATCGATCTAAAGTCCTCGTACAAGGATTTAGTGACCACGGTCGACAAGGAAAACGACCAGTACATTTCGACCAGGTTACACGAAATCGACCCGGGAAGCCAGGTGGTTTCGGAAGAGGGGTTTGGCGATGAAGTGGCCACCCTGACTGGCCACGTCTGGATTGTGGACCCGATTGACGGGACGATGAACTTTGTTATGCAACACGCCAATTTCTACATCATGATTGCCCTCTACGTTGATGGTAAGCCCACTTTGGGTTACATCATGGACGTAATTAACGGGACCGTCTACCACGGCGGTAAGAAGCGGGGCGTCTTTGAAAATAACCGGCGCCTGACGAGCCCGGCCAATAACGGCTTAAAGGATAGCTTGGTGGCCCTCAATTCAGCGATGATTTTAAACAACGCCCATAACCTGCGTGAGGTGGCCCACCAATCCCGGGGCCTACGGATGTACGGGGCGGCTGGAATGGAATTAGTTTACGTCCTCACTGGCCAGTTGGGCGCCTACCTTTCCTACTTGCACCCCTGGGACTTGGCTGCGGGCCGGGTTTTGGCGGAGGCAATGGGATTAGTGGTCAAAGCGATTGACGCGCCTTCCATTGATGTGTTATCATCTAACCTTGTATTAATAGCGACAAAACAAGCGGCCGATGATGTCTTAGCCCTTGTCAACTAG